The window TTCGTAACTTCCCGGTTCTATTTTGAGCCTAAAGAGAATATCTTCGAAGACCTTTTTATCCATCTCCAACTTCAGATCTAGTGGAGTCATCTTTCGCAACTCTTCAAGAGAGTACCCTGAATTTTCTAGAGCACTCTTGTTCGCTTGAAGAAATCTCAGAGTCTCTGGATCGAATATATATAGCTCATTCACTGAAAGATCAATGACTCTTCCCAATCTGGTGAGGGCCATCTCTGCGAGCTTTCATTCGGTAATATCCATGGCGATTGCACCGACCATCGGTTTATCTTCTTCTGAAACAATTGGAAACTTCTGAACATAGAGGATCCTTTCCTTGCCATCGGTATCGAGTACCCTCTCTTCCCTCACGATGTTCTCCCCGTTCTGAGTCCTTCTATCATCTTCAAGTATCAGCTTGCCGAGTTCTCCGGGATAGTTGGCTTCGGGATCCTTTCCTTTCCAGTCTTCTCTGAAACCAAAG of the Mesotoga sp. UBA6090 genome contains:
- a CDS encoding PAS domain S-box protein gives rise to the protein MSLFLYTEEEPISYAIQKIKLEKSERLLEKRFSLFMDKLPGAVFISDSDLKTSYFNDFAARVFGFREDWKGKDPEANYPGELGKLILEDDRRTQNGENIVREERVLDTDGKERILYVQKFPIVSEEDKPMVGAIAMDITE